GGATACGTCAAAGCAGACGGTGGTTGAGGCTGGAAGCGCATCTGAGCTTGTGGACGTGACGTGCAGTTCCCAAATTGATTTTAATTCTCATCTGACAGGTAAGAAGCATGCTGCCACTGTGAAAAAGTATGAACCCGTTGTGAAGAAGGAAGGTGCCGTGGTGAAGAAGCAAGCTGGGACCAAATTTGCTTATGTTAGAAAGAATGGGCCTTAACTGGGCCTTTGTATTTTCCCGCCCTCAATAATTATCCACTGTTATGTGGTTGACAAACAAAATACTGTGATTAGTGGGCGGCCACTTAAGGCTTATGATTAAAATGTGTGTATTTTCCAAATAAAAGGCTTATGATTAAAATGTAAAATCTATCTCAAGTTTGATTCGTATTTTCTTGTATGCGTTTGAAATCACATACTGAAATATCATTCATACCTACTAGAACGTTGGGACGAGATTCTACTTTTTTTTTTTTTTTTTTTTTTTTTTTTTTTTTTTTTTTTTGATAATCCGGGGGTTCCCCACTTACGTTCACCTGGGCCGGGTTAGGCAGCGGTCCACTTCACCCGGGAAGGCTTTACCTGGGCTGGGGACAAGGCCCAACACCCAGTACCGCATTTGATGACAGGATGGGCAGTTCCCCTCCGCCTGGCGTCGAACCCGTGAACATGACAATTGGTCCACAAGGTCCTTACCAAACGAGTTACCTCATCCCGTCGAGATTCTACTTGTTAAATAAAATTGTGATGAATGGGCATATCACACGTGCATGTATGCATGGTCAAACTATGTTATTTTAATGTTAAGTATGATATTTTAATCTTCAAGTAGATGATATTTTGGGCTACATTATATCATGTTGTTTGACAAATTCAACAAAGAAGGTTGTTTTTGGTTAAAAGTTGATCGATAACATGTCCCCAAACGTCAAAAATGGAAACTGGGAAAAATAGACAGGGAAAAGAAAACAAAAAGTAGAAAATAAAAAAATATTGACCATTTCTAATTAATGATATTTAGTTATTAAAAATTCTAATTTTTCTGCTAAATTTATTGTATCTTTTGTTGAAAAATAATTATATATATTTGAGAATTATAATGATTGATTATTCAGAATGCAATGACTTTTGTTAGAAACCAACGTATTTTTAACACGGTGAAGGCAAAAAAGAAGAGTGTGAAATTAATAAATTTTGTTTTATTTAATAGATAGAGACATATATATACGTTTATTGTTACAAGATATTTCGTCAAGACCAAACCCAAAGACTTTTGAACTCAAATTATGTCGTTCCGAGTCTTTTCCGCGTTAAATCGTTTTCCTTTATTTTGATCCCTTCTTCTACGCATTGGTTTCGTCCTTCTTAAACACTAATCTTCATCTTCTTCTTCTTCGTTCTCCTCTCCTCTACTACTTTGCTCATCCAGGTAACCTCCCTCTTTGCTCAATTTCAGATTTTTCATTCTTCTCTCCCTCTGGTAGATTCTGTTATTCTGTTTCTGTTTCTGTTCGATTTTTTGCTGTCTGATAATTATAGAAAGTTATCGTACATCTTCCTCTTTAGCCACTTCACTTGTCTCTGCACCATCTGCTCCTTTATTTCCAAGCTGTCTCCTTTTGAAACACTAGTTGCCAATAAAAACAAGTACAATGAATCTTCTTTTTTTTTTTTAATTATTTATTTATTTTCTTCGTTACCTTAACTTCTATGCTTTGTCTTGGACTTGATCAACTTCAAAGCTTTAGTATCTCAAAACCCCTTTTTTAATCTTACTTTTGTTGTTTAGCTTCCAAGTTAGAACCAAAGCATCAAATCTTGACCACTGTTTGGTTTCTGCAGGAAAGTTTATTACATAACCAACCCAAGTATTCGTTTGTCCACAAAGTTTTTAAGAGACAATGTTCGGTTTGAATAAATCACCAGCAAACCTTCCCAAGCACAACTCAGCTGATCCTGGATTCCACAAACCAAACCCCTTCGATTCAGATGATACCACCCTTAACCCCTCCAAGAGAACTTCCTCTGAGCCCTCTTTGGCTATCATGACCAACCCTTTTGATGAGGTTGAGAAAGGGTCTAGTAGTAGCTCTTCCAAGCAGTCAGTGACTTCGAACTCTAGATACCAGTACAAGAACAATTTCAACGACTCAGGAGGTGTTGAGAACCAGTCTGTTCAGGAGCTTGAAGGCTATGCTGTGTACAAAGCTGAAGAGACTACAAAGTCTGTTCAAGGTTCTCTCAAGGTAGCTGAAGAGATAAGGTCGGATGCTACCAGAACTTTGGTCATGTTACATGACCAGGGTGAGCAAATCACGAGGACGCACCATAAAGCTGCTGAAATAGATCATGATCTCAGTAGAGTAAGCTCTCTCTCTTGTTTTTTTTTGCTTATTAATTGATTACAGATGAGAGTATGTGTTTGTTTGGTGTGAAACAGTGTTCTAAAAATAGGCCTAGTTGGCAAACCAGACCTTAACAAAATGATTTTCCTAGACCGATTTTTATAGACACTAAAAAAAATCGGTATAGACGGCCGTCTAATCAATGATCCCAAAGTTAGGACCTGGCTATTTCTTGAACGTTGGTGTGAAATAAAATAATGACATGAGTCACATGAGGTATATTGATTAAGATACTTTGATTTTTCAGGGTGAGAAGCTTCTTGGAAGCCTTGGAGGTATGTTTTCAAAGACATGGAAGCCGAAGAAGACTCGCCCTATTAATGGTCCTGTCATAACTAGAGGTTTGCTTCTTGGTTTATTCTCGCAGCTATTTTACCTTCTTTTTTTTATTAATTGCATGATTCCTATTGTGTGTTTTTTAGATCACTCACCAACGAGAAGAGTTAACCACTTAGAGAAAAGGGAAAAACTTGGACTGAGCCCAGCACCAAAAGCACAATCAAGAACCAGAGAACCTCTTCCTGAATCAGCTGATGCTTATCAGAGAGTGGAGGTTAGCACTTCTCTTCCCTATCTTGTTTTTTTTTCTTTCAGTGGAACCGTACTATACTCTTGCATATGAGATTAAGGGCCGGTCTTTAAGATTTTGAGACTATAAACAATTTAGTAAGGGATTTATATAATTTAAAAAAAAAAAAAAATTTTGGAGCCTTTATTGCTTCATTAGTCTATGCTCAGGACCGGTCCTAGATGAGTGTTGCATGAACATGATGCAAATGCACAAAGATCCAAACCCTGAGACATTGATTAAAAATCAAAAGCTAGCTAGCTTCTCTTGACATTTGAGTATAAAAAAAGTTATGTAATCTTACTAATTTATACGTTTCTGACAGATGGAAAAAGCTAAGCAAGATGATGGACTTTCAGATTTGAGTGATCTACTAGGGGAGCTAAAGAACATGGCAGTTGACATGGGAAGTGAAATTGGAAGGCAGAAAGATGGTCTTGATTATCTTCATGATGATGTTGACGAACTCAATTACAGAGTGCAACAATCAAACCAACGTGCCAGCCGTTTGCTCAGGAAGTAGATGAACATAGTTATATGTTCATTACACTCCTTCCTCTAGTGTTTCTTCAGTGAACTTGTTGCTTATCATGGCGTATACGTTTCTGTCTATGTTTATATTAGATATTTATTATGAAAGAACAAAAATCTTAATAGAATACAAGCAAACATATACTTTCTCAAGAAATTATGACAACAGAAAGATGATGTATGAATCTCAGATTGATGTAACTTAAAAGCATCAGTGCTAAAGGTGGGCATACAAAAGTTGGAATATTCCTATGTAACACCAGTAGAATCGTGTGGAATTATGAAGAACAAAAAGAAGACAAGAACTCTTTACTCTGGTCTCTGCTCTAATCCAAGAAATCTCTCTCATAGTTTACTCCCCTCTCTTCACTTGATGAGTATCCTCAAAGGTTAGGATGCACATGCAGTTGCGTAAAAATCGAGTTCAGCTTGGTTGGAGATGAATTACTATGGTAAAAAAATGCATGACAACTTGTTGTATCTTTATTTAATTAGAGTATTGATATTGTTACCTCTATAATAGCATTTAGAGATAAAATTGCTCCAACCCACTCCTATTTCTTTTTTTTTATAATAGAAATTGCTATTTTTCTCTATTTATAGAAGAATAAATAACAATTATCAATTTTTACTTTAGATTTAGATATTACTATTTTAGAGGAATACATTGAAGCATATATCACCTGTATTATAGAATTCTTTTATTTTAGAGGTGAAAATGGCAAAATACACTGGAGATGCTCAAACAAATTTATTAACATACCAAATTTCACAGTTTGGTAAAACATATGCTTTGATATATCCATTTTTCTTAATTTATGAATTATTTCTCTCATCTTTCGTTTTTCTTTTAAAATATATTGAGGAATATAATAATTTAGGATTTTTTTTCATATACAAAATAAATTATTTTCTAAAGTGTTACGAGTTGTTGCATATTTATATTAGAATGATTTTTTCGTGCTTATACTTTTATAACATTTACAAATAAGGAATATTTCCAATAAGAAGTTATATATCACAAAAGGCTAGAAAACATCTAAATTCAAGACTTTTGCATACTTTTACACAAAAAACATAAGCCAAATATGAAAACAATTTGAGTAAAGTATGAGAATAATATATGAGATAATAACTTAAGAAAGCACATGCAAAGAAGGTTTGGGTTGTCTCCGGCCACTCGCTTGGTTGATGAGAATCATAAGGCTGAAGAGGTAAATAAACTTCATAAGTTATTCTTTTTTTTCTTGGTGAGAGCGTTTTTCTTGTTGAGAGCGTTCATGTTGGTGAATTAGCGATCAAAAGGTTAGAATTGCGGTTTAAAACCCTAATCTTGTTTAGAATAATTTAGCGCTAATTTGGTTAAGTGTCAAGAAGTAAAGTATGTGCGGAGGAGAGCTTATTCTGAATAAGTTAGTTTACATTTGGTTAATTTATTTTTCTTATGATTTTGTCAATTAGTTTTGGAATATTTCTAATAAGAAATTATATATCACAAAAATGGGTAAAAGAACATATAAATTATTTCAATACTTTTGCATACTCTTACATTAAAAACATAAGAAAAACATGAGAATTTTTGGAGAGATATATGAAAACAATATATCTTTTACATAAATAAAATATGGGATAACAACTTAATAAACACATATGTAAAGCTACTACAAAACAGAGTATAGTACGTGCAAGGGGTAGGAAAGCTCCAGTCTCAGCTCACAAAGCTACTACAAAACAAAGCACAATCCTAGCTAAGGACCTGAAATTTGTAGGCCGACGATGAAATCCCAAAAAAACTTTCGGTAGGAAATTATGACGTCATTTTTCTCATGGAATATGCGTGGCTTAAATTTTATATATCATCAATTCAAAATAATCTATTTTCTAAATAAAATACGGTATTTCATTAGTTGGTGAAGATAATTAGTAATATATGTATATATTTCTTTAACATTATATATTTAAATAGTAGCAATTAAAAATAACATTATTACCGATATAATTACTATAACAAATTAATTGAGCTTATGAAATATATCATCATTCCAAAATTAGTTGATAACACAAATTAATTTTGTGTTACACAGAATATACGATATATAGTAATTGTTTAAAAAAAATGAAATCTAGCATGTTTCGACCAAGCTATAATTGTGCTTAAGTGCTAACTAACATAGTCCATGATTTATAAAACTAATCTAACAATCACAATCTCCAATTATATATATTCCTAAAACTAATCTAACCGACAAAATATTTACAAAATTCATGATTTATAAACTAATTCAATCTCCAATGATTAGTGTGTTTCTTGGATTAATGTATCTAAAAGCCAATAGAAATATTGATATGGAAGGTTAAAGCAAATGGGCTATCACAAGTCTTTGAGATTCCACAAGTTGAAAGCTTTGATAGCTTTGTTTATCACAAAAACTAAAGGGTATTTCATTTCTCTTTTTGGGTAAAATGTTAATAATTTTTCTTTCTTTTGTTGATTGAAACACTATCTAACTCAAGATTTGTGTGATCTAAGATTCATTTCATTAATTTTATGCTTATTTTGATTATATTTTCTTTGGCAAGAAGATGTTTCAATGGAAGGTAGAAAAGTGGTAACAGTGGCTCTGTTTGCTTTCCTGTGTTTGAATCAGATGATTGCCAAAGACACCAAATAAAACTTGATCTTCCAAAGGCAAATCCAGTATTAATTTCATAATCTAATTTAAGTTTTTGAAAAAAAAAAATTAAGCTTTCTTGTGCTTATCTGATTATCTTTGCATCAACAGAAGGATGTTTCCACATAAGGTACAAGTAGAGATGAAAAGCAACTAAACAGCTAAACATTCGAATTCGATCAAAGAATCATTTCTACATAAGAAATCAGTATATGGAAAACATAAATGGTTAGTCCATTTCAAATAAACTATACAGATTGTTAGTTCTTTTCTTTATTTCGAATTAAATTAACCATCTCTATTGTATAAAACATAATAACACAATAACTACAAAATAAATCCCGCACGGTCACACTCTTAAGAATACTCGTCTTATTGGTTATCTCTTCAAGAGTCTTTCTTACAAAATAGTAATAAAAGACTCAAACAAAAACAAGTGTGGAAGGGAACGCAACAGAAATAACAACCAACAATGTCTTCTCTTCTTGTTTCTACTGCTAACAAGAATCTTCAATGAAAGAAAAATGATCAGGCCTTGGATGTCATGATCTCAATGACAGCAGTCCATGTCCCAGCCACGGCTATCATAACACCAATGAGGAAAACAACAACATCTACCACCTTTCTTGCAAAGCTCAGCTCCTCTTTGAATGCCTGTAAATGGAAGAGCGATGGCAAAACAAATCCAAGCATCACACAGACACTGCTCCCAACAAGAGACAAGAAGTCTGCAAAATTAGGAACGAGCAGGGCAACGAGAGTGACCACCAGCACAGTGGACCAACGAACCCAAATGGAGTAACTAGAGCTGCAGAGACGGCGCTCGATGATTTCATAGACAGGATGCATCATGAGTGGAAACGTGAAGAAGAGGTTGATTGCTAAGCCTAGCTGAACAAGAGTGCTCACCAAACCTACCCCTAGGTTCGTGGTGATGATATCTTTAGTCTCATCTCCATAAGCCATGTACCCTAGCAGCCCAAACGCTCCGTACATGATAGAGATTAACCCCATGGCTAGCCCCAACGCTCTACCAAACTTGTCTTTGTACTTAGCCTCTAGCTCCAAAGGAAGTACCTGTAGACATGTTTCAACCAGTGTTTTAAAAATAGGTCTAGACGACGTCTGCTTAAACAATAATCTTCTGT
This genomic interval from Brassica oleracea var. oleracea cultivar TO1000 chromosome C2, BOL, whole genome shotgun sequence contains the following:
- the LOC106322715 gene encoding SNAP25 homologous protein SNAP33-like, with product MFGLNKSPANLPKHNSADPGFHKPNPFDSDDTTLNPSKRTSSEPSLAIMTNPFDEVEKGSSSSSSKQSVTSNSRYQYKNNFNDSGGVENQSVQELEGYAVYKAEETTKSVQGSLKVAEEIRSDATRTLVMLHDQGEQITRTHHKAAEIDHDLSRGEKLLGSLGGMFSKTWKPKKTRPINGPVITRDHSPTRRVNHLEKREKLGLSPAPKAQSRTREPLPESADAYQRVEMEKAKQDDGLSDLSDLLGELKNMAVDMGSEIGRQKDGLDYLHDDVDELNYRVQQSNQRASRLLRK